Proteins encoded in a region of the Cytobacillus pseudoceanisediminis genome:
- a CDS encoding YugN family protein — protein MKFENTGLENKKADLTRLDEVMLSHGLVREGQWDYERVTYDRKFELKEGVFYLRVFGYAAEGDVGAHRANIQLMTPLLGKHYYPHGVEYGEGETFPKSLVSQCEKILSEIKAEIDQFAE, from the coding sequence ATGAAATTTGAAAACACAGGTCTGGAAAATAAAAAAGCAGACTTAACCCGCTTAGATGAAGTAATGCTTTCACACGGCCTGGTCCGTGAAGGGCAATGGGATTATGAAAGAGTTACATATGACCGTAAGTTCGAATTAAAAGAGGGTGTATTTTACCTTCGTGTGTTTGGATATGCTGCTGAAGGAGATGTAGGTGCACATAGAGCAAATATCCAGCTTATGACTCCCCTGCTTGGCAAACATTATTATCCGCATGGGGTAGAATACGGTGAAGGAGAAACCTTCCCTAAATCATTAGTAAGTCAATGCGAAAAAATTCTAAGTGAGATCAAAGCAGAGATTGACCAATTCGCTGAGTAA
- a CDS encoding Asp23/Gls24 family envelope stress response protein: MHNDHLDFETIQAASDIISAIVESTLQERESVIPLNHERFTFFKKIKDPISISFKNTEVYLKIKLNFIKGKNILEETLQIQEEIKDEIVHLTGLEVKRVDLSIQKIIPAGNSLPER, from the coding sequence ATGCATAATGATCATCTTGACTTCGAGACGATTCAGGCAGCCAGTGATATAATCTCCGCAATCGTAGAATCGACCCTGCAGGAAAGAGAAAGCGTCATTCCTCTTAATCATGAAAGATTCACATTCTTTAAGAAAATAAAAGACCCGATCTCAATATCTTTTAAAAACACTGAAGTATATCTGAAGATTAAGCTTAACTTTATAAAGGGAAAAAATATTTTGGAAGAAACTCTCCAGATTCAGGAAGAAATCAAAGATGAAATTGTTCATTTAACCGGTCTGGAAGTTAAAAGAGTTGATCTCTCAATTCAAAAAATTATACCTGCGGGAAACAGTCTTCCGGAACGATGA
- the ytvI gene encoding sporulation integral membrane protein YtvI: protein MSAIFTKRFLLILIAVILITAVFYFILPVSVPLIVAFITALILEPVVKLLQNKIKINRRVSVLITFLGFVLFIGLSGYFITTKVITEAIKLVENAPMYINEITKAWLRAEADFSNAAKDLPKDLVDEISNQIQSFLNKTKNDLVAYVNIDSLKALLTNIPNYLVSFIVYLIALFLFLIDLPRLRKGLYNHLTEKTADKVKFMTSRLSYVGFGFFKAQFLVSVIIFIVSLIGLLFINPEMALIMSIIIWIIDFIPIIGSIVILGPWALFHLLTGDLAMGTQLAILAAVLLIIRRTVEPKVMGTHIGLSPLATLIAMYLGLKLIGILGFIIGPLLVIAFNSAKEAGLIRMNFKI, encoded by the coding sequence TTGTCTGCGATATTCACAAAACGTTTTTTATTAATATTGATTGCTGTAATTCTTATAACTGCCGTTTTTTATTTCATTTTGCCTGTTTCTGTTCCGCTGATTGTTGCATTTATTACCGCATTAATCCTGGAGCCGGTTGTGAAACTGCTGCAAAATAAAATAAAAATAAACCGAAGAGTATCCGTGCTGATTACTTTTCTAGGATTTGTCCTCTTCATTGGCTTATCAGGCTATTTTATTACGACAAAAGTGATAACTGAAGCCATTAAACTTGTTGAGAATGCTCCTATGTACATTAATGAAATCACAAAAGCATGGCTCAGGGCAGAAGCGGACTTTTCCAATGCCGCCAAAGACCTTCCTAAAGACCTTGTTGATGAAATAAGCAACCAGATTCAATCCTTCTTGAATAAAACGAAGAATGACCTTGTCGCTTACGTAAATATTGATAGCTTAAAAGCACTTCTGACAAACATCCCGAATTATCTTGTCAGTTTCATCGTATATTTGATTGCATTATTTTTGTTTTTAATAGATCTTCCCCGATTAAGGAAAGGCTTATATAATCACCTTACAGAAAAAACAGCAGATAAAGTCAAGTTTATGACTTCACGGCTGTCCTATGTCGGATTTGGCTTTTTTAAGGCCCAATTTCTAGTAAGTGTGATTATCTTTATCGTTTCCCTGATTGGATTATTATTCATCAATCCAGAAATGGCATTGATCATGTCTATAATCATTTGGATTATTGACTTTATCCCTATTATTGGCTCGATTGTCATTCTTGGCCCATGGGCATTGTTCCACCTGCTGACAGGAGATTTAGCTATGGGTACACAATTGGCAATTCTTGCAGCCGTCCTGTTAATTATCCGCAGAACAGTAGAGCCAAAGGTAATGGGCACCCATATAGGGCTATCTCCGCTTGCTACGCTAATAGCCATGTATCTAGGCCTGAAACTCATCGGAATACTGGGCTTCATTATTGGCCCATTACTGGTCATTGCGTTTAATTCCGCAAAAGAAGCAGGACTTATTAGGATGAATTTCAAAATATAA
- a CDS encoding GNAT family N-acetyltransferase yields MAGKSSGTIKRYTKNQHTKTIEKIYKEYMLRYSGGLVRDAYWWENFVYSDYQIAVYFDEAGEGQGYILFKVKDNKMEVEEFTALNQEARVNLWNFICQHDSMVGEVKIITSVHDPFPYYLNQPHLKMEVFPYFMGRIVNADKCLSQYSFNENSENVFLHIEDHHAPWNNGSYLIAGDGVRVFKEKEGSRCTNPPARGLHLSINALSAIIIGYKRPMELYDLGEIKGPRNDAEILERKIPVQQSFFYDFF; encoded by the coding sequence ATGGCCGGAAAATCTTCAGGGACCATTAAACGATATACTAAGAACCAGCACACAAAAACCATAGAAAAAATTTATAAAGAATATATGCTCCGTTATTCAGGCGGGCTTGTAAGAGACGCATATTGGTGGGAGAACTTTGTTTATTCAGACTATCAGATTGCGGTGTACTTTGACGAAGCAGGTGAAGGACAGGGCTATATTTTATTCAAAGTAAAAGACAATAAAATGGAGGTCGAAGAATTTACGGCTTTAAATCAGGAAGCCAGAGTGAATTTATGGAATTTTATCTGTCAGCATGATTCGATGGTTGGGGAAGTAAAGATCATTACATCAGTACACGATCCATTTCCTTATTACCTGAATCAGCCACATTTAAAAATGGAGGTTTTCCCTTACTTTATGGGGAGAATCGTCAATGCTGATAAGTGTCTCAGCCAATATTCATTCAATGAAAATAGTGAAAATGTCTTTCTGCATATTGAGGATCACCATGCGCCATGGAATAATGGAAGCTACTTAATTGCAGGCGATGGTGTCAGGGTGTTTAAAGAAAAAGAAGGAAGCCGATGCACAAACCCTCCAGCTCGAGGTCTGCACTTGTCTATCAATGCCCTTTCAGCGATTATAATTGGCTATAAGAGGCCAATGGAGTTATATGATTTAGGCGAAATTAAAGGACCAAGAAATGATGCTGAGATACTGGAAAGAAAAATTCCTGTTCAACAATCCTTTTTCTATGACTTTTTTTAA
- a CDS encoding GNAT family N-acetyltransferase: MSVRKLSENEYIEAMKLSMYAFQYNVPEADIPARKDRLKNHSIFGIWEEGSLAAKLHIIPLKVHINGFEWNMGGVAGVATYPEFRRKGYVSSLIKHALIEMDKKDQLFHFCILLIFLSIGNSDGRYSPNIRNPLLTK, from the coding sequence GTGTCTGTAAGAAAATTATCAGAGAATGAATATATAGAGGCCATGAAGCTTTCCATGTATGCTTTTCAGTACAATGTGCCTGAAGCCGACATCCCAGCCAGGAAGGACCGATTAAAAAATCATTCCATTTTTGGTATCTGGGAAGAGGGAAGTCTGGCTGCGAAGCTCCACATCATCCCACTTAAAGTTCATATTAATGGATTTGAATGGAACATGGGAGGTGTTGCAGGTGTGGCAACATATCCTGAATTCAGGAGAAAAGGGTATGTAAGCAGCCTGATAAAGCACGCTTTGATCGAGATGGACAAAAAGGATCAGCTTTTTCATTTTTGCATCCTTTTAATATTTCTTTCTATCGGAAATTCGGATGGGAGATATTCACCGAATATAAGAAATCCCTTATTAACAAAATAG
- a CDS encoding DUF420 domain-containing protein: MEYSLPILPTISTTFIVLSAITVAIGWVQISQKKLEAHKKTMTLAAVFAVIFFIIYASRTVFIGNTAFGGPDDIKIYYTIFLIFHITLATVGAVLGIISLYTGYKNKLAAHRKLGPVTSVVWFFTGITGVAVYLLLYVFYHGGETTSVIKAILGT; the protein is encoded by the coding sequence ATGGAATACTCATTGCCTATACTGCCTACCATCAGCACTACTTTTATTGTACTCAGTGCAATAACGGTTGCGATTGGATGGGTCCAAATTAGCCAAAAGAAGCTTGAAGCTCATAAAAAAACAATGACCTTGGCTGCTGTGTTTGCTGTTATTTTCTTTATCATATATGCCAGCAGAACAGTATTTATAGGGAATACTGCTTTTGGGGGCCCTGATGATATAAAAATTTATTATACAATTTTCTTAATTTTTCATATTACCCTTGCAACTGTAGGAGCAGTATTAGGAATTATCTCATTATATACAGGCTATAAAAATAAATTGGCAGCACATAGAAAATTAGGCCCGGTTACTAGTGTGGTCTGGTTCTTTACTGGCATAACAGGTGTTGCAGTCTATTTGCTGCTGTATGTTTTCTATCACGGCGGAGAAACAACCTCTGTCATTAAGGCGATTTTGGGTACGTAA
- the ctaG gene encoding cytochrome c oxidase assembly factor CtaG, with product MSLDIFGFRALWSPYFFLFVLLILTGYYMITIKYRGKFKNSEPLTRRQGVYFTVAMIVLYVIKGSPVDLMGHLMFYAHMIQMAILYLVVPPLVVMGVPQWLWRAVINHKAIKPVFRLFTKPLIAIILFNGVFSIYHIPDVFDVVKTDMMFHTVYTSALFLLAIFMWWPTINELPEMESLDGLKKVGYVFANGVLLTPACALIIFADTPMYNTYSDPNAWAQALQLCVPSATLASLNLSGPEMFNSMSLIHDQQLGGVIMKIIQEIVYGIILAQIFYAWYKKEQEITPSEEETMLNPHLVK from the coding sequence ATGTCTTTAGACATATTCGGTTTTCGTGCACTTTGGAGTCCATATTTCTTTTTATTTGTACTATTGATACTTACAGGCTACTATATGATTACAATAAAGTACCGCGGAAAGTTCAAGAATAGCGAGCCTTTAACTAGAAGGCAGGGTGTTTATTTTACTGTCGCGATGATCGTGTTATATGTAATTAAGGGCTCCCCTGTGGATTTGATGGGCCATTTAATGTTCTATGCCCACATGATTCAAATGGCTATCCTGTATTTAGTTGTTCCTCCCCTTGTTGTCATGGGAGTCCCTCAATGGTTATGGAGAGCAGTGATTAATCACAAAGCTATTAAACCTGTATTCCGTCTTTTTACAAAGCCATTAATAGCCATAATCCTGTTTAATGGAGTATTTTCCATTTACCACATACCGGATGTTTTTGATGTAGTCAAAACAGATATGATGTTCCATACTGTGTATACATCTGCTCTGTTCCTGCTTGCAATCTTTATGTGGTGGCCGACGATTAATGAGCTCCCTGAAATGGAATCCCTTGACGGTCTGAAAAAGGTAGGATATGTTTTTGCCAATGGTGTTTTATTGACACCAGCGTGTGCACTGATCATATTTGCAGATACTCCAATGTACAACACATATTCTGATCCGAATGCCTGGGCGCAGGCGCTTCAGTTGTGTGTCCCTTCTGCAACACTGGCAAGCCTGAACCTCAGCGGACCCGAAATGTTTAATTCAATGTCACTTATACACGACCAGCAGCTTGGCGGCGTAATTATGAAGATCATCCAGGAAATTGTCTATGGCATCATCCTCGCGCAAATCTTCTATGCATGGTATAAAAAAGAACAGGAAATTACACCTTCTGAGGAAGAAACAATGCTAAATCCGCATTTAGTAAAATAA
- the ctaF gene encoding cytochrome c oxidase subunit IVB, with the protein MANQQPNSGNPRVDIEYRRKKSAEEMKHQVITFALMIFLTIVAFVAAGYEGFSGWFIVPFILILAIVQVIFQLYYFMHMSHKGHEAPALFLYSGALVGFITIIAFLTVIWW; encoded by the coding sequence ATGGCCAATCAACAACCAAACTCAGGTAACCCAAGAGTAGACATTGAATATAGACGCAAAAAAAGTGCAGAAGAGATGAAACATCAAGTTATCACCTTTGCACTTATGATCTTCCTGACAATTGTTGCGTTCGTAGCAGCAGGTTATGAAGGTTTCTCTGGATGGTTTATTGTTCCATTCATCCTGATTCTTGCTATTGTGCAAGTAATCTTTCAATTATATTATTTCATGCATATGAGTCACAAAGGTCATGAAGCACCTGCATTGTTCTTATATTCCGGAGCATTAGTCGGATTTATCACAATCATTGCTTTCTTGACTGTTATTTGGTGGTAA